A window of the Scleropages formosus chromosome 21, fSclFor1.1, whole genome shotgun sequence genome harbors these coding sequences:
- the neurod1 gene encoding neurogenic differentiation factor 1, with protein sequence MTKSYTEDSIMPESQSASTWPDECLSSHDEHELEKKSEEREECDAMAKDADPEDVDGLNRLEEDEDDDDDEEEDGDDQKPKRRGPKKKKMTKARLQRFKIRRMKANARERNRMHGLNDALESLRKVVPCYSKTQKLSKIETLRLAKNYIWALSEILRSGKSPDLMSFVQALCKGLSQPTTNLVAGCLQLNPRTFLPEQSQEIPAHMQTASASFAAHPYSYQTPGLPSPPYGTMDSSHIFHVKPHSYGSALEPFFESVLTDCTSPSFDGPLSPPLSVNGNFSFKHEPSSGDFEKSYAFTMHYPAAAGLAGPQAHAPLYAGSAQRCDIPMETMLSYDGHSHHERVMNAQLNAIFHD encoded by the coding sequence ATGACTAAGTCCTACACCGAAGACAGCATAATGCCGGAGTCTCAGAGCGCGTCCACCTGGCCGGACGAGTGCCTCAGCTCGCACGACGAGCACGAGCTGGAGAAGAAGAGCGAGGAGCGCGAGGAGTGCGACGCCATGGCCAAGGACGCCGATCCCGAGGACGTGGACGGGCTCAACAGGCtcgaggaggacgaggacgacgacgacgacgaggaGGAAGACGGCGACGACCAGAAGCCCAAGAGACGCGGacccaagaagaagaagatgaccAAGGCGCGCCTGCAGAGGTTTAAGATCCGGCGCATGAAGGCGAACGCGCGCGAGCGGAACCGCATGCACGGGCTGAACGACGCGCTCGAGAGTCTGCGCAAGGTCGTGCCCTGCTACTCGAAGACGCAGAAGCTCTCCAAGATCGAGACCCTGCGGCTGGCCAAGAACTACATCTGGGCTCTGTCGGAGATCCTGCGCTCGGGAAAGAGTCCCGATCTCATGTCCTTCGTGCAGGCCCTGTGCAAGGGACTGTCGCAGCCCACCACCAACCTGGTGGCCGGGTGTCTCCAGCTGAACCCGCGGACGTTCCTTCCGGAACAGAGCCAGGAGATACCGGCGCATATGCAAACGGCCAGTGCTTCCTTCGCGGCCCACCCCTACTCTTACCAAACCCCTGGTCTTCCGAGCCCGCCCTACGGTACAATGGACAGCTCCCACATCTTCCACGTGAAGCCGCACTCGTACGGGAGCGCGCTGGAGCCCTTCTTCGAATCCGTGCTCACGGACTGCACGAGCCCCTCGTTCGACGGGCCCCTGAGCCCCCCGCTCAGCGTGAACGGGAACTTCTCCTTCAAGCACGAGCCCTCATCCGGGGACTTCGAGAAGAGCTACGCGTTCACCATGCACTACCCGGCGGCGGCGGGCCTCGCGGGCCCGCAGGCGCACGCGCCGCTGTACGCGGGCTCGGCGCAGCGCTGCGACATACCCATGGAGACCATGCTGTCGTACGACGGACACTCGCACCACGAGAGGGTCATGAACGCGCAGCTCAACGCCATATTCCACGACTGA